One stretch of Malus domestica chromosome 14, GDT2T_hap1 DNA includes these proteins:
- the LOC103454150 gene encoding protein TRANSPARENT TESTA 9-like isoform X1, which translates to MWRSLWRSIDRFSLHYFKYVINELREIKVVDGHNRELVIDLLQSIVELVTYGDRQDPLIFEYFMEYQVLAEFVRVLKISRNSRIEAPLLQYLSIMIQNMNSDHSIYYCFSNDYINNIIGHKFEFGGDLALYYVSFLRAVGNKLNKDTLCLLLKVHGDAVVSFPLYNEALKFAHHGDKMIQTAIRALTLSIYNVSDDMVYQYITTPPVSKYFSDSVSSLSKQFFHLDSLVHDAEMRTSQKKEEILLETDKIVDDLYYLKDMLGIGESRLSRVVTENLLRILIFPVLLPLLQIGQSNGSNLSAVTSFYTVSRLLQVIGGKGMFNSVAEVILYPDMTSSVRDAVQRDSTESNGHAESLLSEMGNVVSSSPETEGAENTSLPTDTVSIKRSGILAHIFSENHSLMLASLFLLFILAETKELHPLLAQMIGLSGMHDMIDVDKNIGNLLGKHMDQILNALLKVLASQPPYSILIQWHTGWFLRKLLICHGKGLSDHNFQLFNTSYQRSRECLQKELDGCWFDHIPEAFRNEWSKCKAALEESSQCKDPLFLLELDVSQQTTDGDATSYFAWQRMVDNVKVFILHLQLKSTIFKGELLDQPLLDSGVFADSSDTHASDDSSASFGSEVALVSGIHCTIAFSNAGIRDIYLIPVSRKTSGKVILAEKHPFRSQRGIVLAIAPLAGLIPKIDKDHPTWLHLQIREFEPKLHKSKVKGHRSGMSNHVADGRWTLGFPNGKACEAARLSILEETRKQRSSVESVLAPLLQNTCHGNLSESEDE; encoded by the exons ATGTGGCGCTCTCTCTGGCGCTCCATCGACCGCTTCTCGCTCCACTACTTCAA GTACGTAATCAATGAACTGCGggagatcaaagttgtggatGGGCATAATAGG GAATTAGTCATAGATTTACTACAGTCCATTGTGGAGCTGGTTACTTATGGAGATAGACAAGATCCATTAATTTTTGA ATATTTTATGGAATACCAAGTTTTAGCAGAATTTGTGCGTGTGCTAAAGATCAGTAGAAATTCAAGAATTGAGGCACCGTTGCTTCAGTATCTGAGTATAATGATTCAAAACATGAATAGTGATCATTCAATTT ATTATTGTTTTAGCAACGACTACATCAACAATATTATAGGGCATAAGTTCGAATTTGGAGGAGATCTAGCATTATATTACGTTTCCTTTttgag AGCAGTTGGCAATAAGTTAAACAAAGATACACTTTGCCTTCTTCTGAAGGTTCATGGG GATGCTGTAGTGTCATTTCCTCTGTATAATGAGGCTCTCAAATTTGCCCACCATGGGGATAAGATGATTCAGACAGCTATACGTGCATTAACTCTCAGTATCTATAATG TTAGTGATGATATGGTTTATCAATATATAACAACTCCTCCAGTCTCGAAGTATTTCTCAGATTCGGTTTCAAGCTTAAGCAAGCAGTTCTTTCATCTAGATTCCCTTGTCCATGATGCAGA GATGCGTACAagtcaaaagaaagaagaaatacTTTTGGAAACTGATAAGATAGTCGATGATCTGTATTACTTGAAGGACATGCTTGGTATAGGCGAATCTCGTTTGAGTAGAGTAGTAACTGAAAATCTTCTCAGAATATTAATCTTTCCCGTATTACTCCCATTACTGCAGATCGGGCAGAGTAAT GGCTCAAATCTATCTGCAGTTACTTCTTTCTATACTGTTTCTCGTCTTCTTCAAGTCATTGGTGGAAAGGGTATGTTCAACTCTGTCGCCGAAGTAATTTTATATCCTGATATGACTTCAAGTGTGAGAGATGCTGTTCAAAGGGACTCAACTGAGAGCAATGGTCATGCTGAATCTCTATTGAGTGAAATGGGAAATGTAGTATCTTCTAGTCCTGAGACTGAAGGAGCAGAAAACACTAGCCTCCCTACTGATACTGTCTCTATTAAAAG GAGTGGAATACTAGCACATATTTTCTCCGAGAATCATAGTCTAATGCTAGCATCACTATTCTTGTTGTTTATTTTAGCAGAAACAAAAG AGCTTCATCCTTTGCTGGCTCAAATGATTGGATTAAGTGGAATGCATGACATGATT GATGTGGATAAAAATATTGGAAATCTCCTAGGGAAGCATATGGATCAG ATATTAAATGCATTATTGAAGGTTTTAGCAAGTCAACCACCTTACTCTATACTAATCCAATGGCATACAGGGTGGTTCTTGCGGAAGCTTTTGATTTGTCATGGAAAAGGGCTTAGTGATCATAACTTCCAGCTATTCAAT ACGTCATATCAGCGGTCCCGTGAATGTCTTCAGAAAGAGCTTGATGGATGCTGGTTTGACCATATCCCAGAGGCTTTCAGGAACGAATGGTCAAAATGTAAAGCAG CTCTTGAGGAATCATCCCAGTGTAAAGATCCTCTTTTTCTCCTAGAACTTGATGTTAGCCAACAAACTACAGATG GTGATGCAACTTCATACTTTGCTTGGCAAAGGATGGTTGACAATGTGAAG GTTTTTATTCTCCATCTTCAACTTAAATCAACTATTTTCAAAGGGGAATTGCTTGACCAACCCTTGCTGGACAGCGGTGTGTTTGCTGATTCAAGTGATACGCATGCTTCAGATGATTCATCTGCAAGCTTTGGATCGGAGGTTGCTTTAG TATCCGGAATTCATTGTACAATTGCATTTTCCAACGCTGGCATCAGGGATATTTACCTGATACCTGTGTCAAGGAAAACATCTGGAAAAGTGATTCTTGCAGAGAAGCATCCTTTCCGTAGTCAACGTGGAATTGTACTTGCTATTGCGCCATTGGCTGGTTTAATT CCAAAAATAGACAAGGATCATCCGACATGGTTGCATCTTCAGATAAGAGAGTTTGAACCAAAACTCCATAAAAGTAAAGTTAAAGGCCATCGTTCGGGGATGTCCAATCATGTGGCTGATGGGAGATGGACACTTGGTTTTCCAAATGGCAAGGCTTGCGAAGCTGCTCGATTGTCAATACTTGAGGAAACGAGGAAGCAGAGATCCTCTGTCGAGAGCGTACTTGCTCCTCTCCTGCAGAATACTTGTCATGGAAATTTATCAGAGAGCGAAGACGAGTGA
- the LOC103454150 gene encoding protein TRANSPARENT TESTA 9-like isoform X2, giving the protein MEYQVLAEFVRVLKISRNSRIEAPLLQYLSIMIQNMNSDHSIYYCFSNDYINNIIGHKFEFGGDLALYYVSFLRAVGNKLNKDTLCLLLKVHGDAVVSFPLYNEALKFAHHGDKMIQTAIRALTLSIYNVSDDMVYQYITTPPVSKYFSDSVSSLSKQFFHLDSLVHDAEMRTSQKKEEILLETDKIVDDLYYLKDMLGIGESRLSRVVTENLLRILIFPVLLPLLQIGQSNGSNLSAVTSFYTVSRLLQVIGGKGMFNSVAEVILYPDMTSSVRDAVQRDSTESNGHAESLLSEMGNVVSSSPETEGAENTSLPTDTVSIKRSGILAHIFSENHSLMLASLFLLFILAETKELHPLLAQMIGLSGMHDMIDVDKNIGNLLGKHMDQILNALLKVLASQPPYSILIQWHTGWFLRKLLICHGKGLSDHNFQLFNTSYQRSRECLQKELDGCWFDHIPEAFRNEWSKCKAALEESSQCKDPLFLLELDVSQQTTDGDATSYFAWQRMVDNVKVFILHLQLKSTIFKGELLDQPLLDSGVFADSSDTHASDDSSASFGSEVALVSGIHCTIAFSNAGIRDIYLIPVSRKTSGKVILAEKHPFRSQRGIVLAIAPLAGLIPKIDKDHPTWLHLQIREFEPKLHKSKVKGHRSGMSNHVADGRWTLGFPNGKACEAARLSILEETRKQRSSVESVLAPLLQNTCHGNLSESEDE; this is encoded by the exons ATGGAATACCAAGTTTTAGCAGAATTTGTGCGTGTGCTAAAGATCAGTAGAAATTCAAGAATTGAGGCACCGTTGCTTCAGTATCTGAGTATAATGATTCAAAACATGAATAGTGATCATTCAATTT ATTATTGTTTTAGCAACGACTACATCAACAATATTATAGGGCATAAGTTCGAATTTGGAGGAGATCTAGCATTATATTACGTTTCCTTTttgag AGCAGTTGGCAATAAGTTAAACAAAGATACACTTTGCCTTCTTCTGAAGGTTCATGGG GATGCTGTAGTGTCATTTCCTCTGTATAATGAGGCTCTCAAATTTGCCCACCATGGGGATAAGATGATTCAGACAGCTATACGTGCATTAACTCTCAGTATCTATAATG TTAGTGATGATATGGTTTATCAATATATAACAACTCCTCCAGTCTCGAAGTATTTCTCAGATTCGGTTTCAAGCTTAAGCAAGCAGTTCTTTCATCTAGATTCCCTTGTCCATGATGCAGA GATGCGTACAagtcaaaagaaagaagaaatacTTTTGGAAACTGATAAGATAGTCGATGATCTGTATTACTTGAAGGACATGCTTGGTATAGGCGAATCTCGTTTGAGTAGAGTAGTAACTGAAAATCTTCTCAGAATATTAATCTTTCCCGTATTACTCCCATTACTGCAGATCGGGCAGAGTAAT GGCTCAAATCTATCTGCAGTTACTTCTTTCTATACTGTTTCTCGTCTTCTTCAAGTCATTGGTGGAAAGGGTATGTTCAACTCTGTCGCCGAAGTAATTTTATATCCTGATATGACTTCAAGTGTGAGAGATGCTGTTCAAAGGGACTCAACTGAGAGCAATGGTCATGCTGAATCTCTATTGAGTGAAATGGGAAATGTAGTATCTTCTAGTCCTGAGACTGAAGGAGCAGAAAACACTAGCCTCCCTACTGATACTGTCTCTATTAAAAG GAGTGGAATACTAGCACATATTTTCTCCGAGAATCATAGTCTAATGCTAGCATCACTATTCTTGTTGTTTATTTTAGCAGAAACAAAAG AGCTTCATCCTTTGCTGGCTCAAATGATTGGATTAAGTGGAATGCATGACATGATT GATGTGGATAAAAATATTGGAAATCTCCTAGGGAAGCATATGGATCAG ATATTAAATGCATTATTGAAGGTTTTAGCAAGTCAACCACCTTACTCTATACTAATCCAATGGCATACAGGGTGGTTCTTGCGGAAGCTTTTGATTTGTCATGGAAAAGGGCTTAGTGATCATAACTTCCAGCTATTCAAT ACGTCATATCAGCGGTCCCGTGAATGTCTTCAGAAAGAGCTTGATGGATGCTGGTTTGACCATATCCCAGAGGCTTTCAGGAACGAATGGTCAAAATGTAAAGCAG CTCTTGAGGAATCATCCCAGTGTAAAGATCCTCTTTTTCTCCTAGAACTTGATGTTAGCCAACAAACTACAGATG GTGATGCAACTTCATACTTTGCTTGGCAAAGGATGGTTGACAATGTGAAG GTTTTTATTCTCCATCTTCAACTTAAATCAACTATTTTCAAAGGGGAATTGCTTGACCAACCCTTGCTGGACAGCGGTGTGTTTGCTGATTCAAGTGATACGCATGCTTCAGATGATTCATCTGCAAGCTTTGGATCGGAGGTTGCTTTAG TATCCGGAATTCATTGTACAATTGCATTTTCCAACGCTGGCATCAGGGATATTTACCTGATACCTGTGTCAAGGAAAACATCTGGAAAAGTGATTCTTGCAGAGAAGCATCCTTTCCGTAGTCAACGTGGAATTGTACTTGCTATTGCGCCATTGGCTGGTTTAATT CCAAAAATAGACAAGGATCATCCGACATGGTTGCATCTTCAGATAAGAGAGTTTGAACCAAAACTCCATAAAAGTAAAGTTAAAGGCCATCGTTCGGGGATGTCCAATCATGTGGCTGATGGGAGATGGACACTTGGTTTTCCAAATGGCAAGGCTTGCGAAGCTGCTCGATTGTCAATACTTGAGGAAACGAGGAAGCAGAGATCCTCTGTCGAGAGCGTACTTGCTCCTCTCCTGCAGAATACTTGTCATGGAAATTTATCAGAGAGCGAAGACGAGTGA